Genomic window (Vampirovibrionales bacterium):
CTATCTACCTGGCTATCGGCCCGCCTCTTTTTGAGTCCCTGAAAGAGTTTAGGCATCCGCTATCGGGTTGAAGAACAGAGATCATGAATAACAGGCTTTCTACGAAGAACCCTCTCCACATAAAGAATGGCGAACACACAGGCGAAGCACTGGCAGACGCCGCCGCCACACCCTCAGAAAAAACCCTTCAGAAAAAGCCCTTCAAACGCTTAAGACAAACTGATTATGATTCTTCTGTATTTCTTCCCTTTGGTTATGACATATATTTCGAATTAATCCTAGCATTGTTAATATTTATCAATTTTTGAGCGACCGGGAACAAAGCCGACAGATCAGCGCCTGCATTCAATTTTACTAATTCAAGCCCCACACGAGAGGCGTGAATTTAACAAAAATTCATACTGACGCGCATCCCCCCCCTATCGCGCGACAAGCCGTCAGAATTTAAAAATGGGCCTAGAGGGATTTGAACCCCCAGCCAAGGCGTTATGAGCGCCCTGCTCTAACCATTGAGCTATAGGCCCATCGCGTTCTTGTCGAGTTCTTATTGTATCGCAGCCTTAGCGACGCGCCCGACGAAAATGCGGCCGGGGCCATACCTTGGTCACAATGAGAAGACTGTCCTGCTCGGCCTTCATCGAAAAGGCGAAGCGCGGCGAAATGGTTGCGCTCTGACCCGGCGTCAACGGCAGGGTTTCGACGTCAGTGGTCATCGTCACCGCCCCGCTGACCAGCAGAATATACTGATACTGGGCGGACCAGTGCCGCGTCAGCGCCGCGCCGGCTTGCAGCCATAAGCGCTGAACGCTGGCCTGTTCTTCCTGAAAAGCCGTCGAGTACACAATCGGGCGTTCCTGAGCCTCCAGCAGAGAATCGCGATGCAGTTGCATCACCGGCTGGGGGCGCTCCAGCATTAGCGGCTCGCCTTGGGCGTCTTCGGCCAGCAGTTCTTCGCATTTGCGCGCGGCCAGCGCCTTTTCTTCAGGCTCAAGAACCGATTCGGCCAGGGTAAAGACGCCATTCTCTTCTTCGCGCACATGGCAACTGAGACGTTCGTCAAAGCGCGCCAGTTGCTCAATGACTGAGGCGGGCAGCGATTTTTGAGCGGCGGCGGTCTCAATAGACTCCGCCAGCTCGAGTTCCAGAGCGACAATATCGTCGTGCTCCACCTGAAGCAGGACCATTGTCCGATACTGGTTTAATAAGGGAAACAGGCCCTGCTCTTCGCGCAGGTAGTGCAGTCGCAGGGTGTCGCGCAGGGCGTTAAAGCCATCGACGAAGGCCTCCAGCGCCGCGGCATCTCCGGCCTGGGCAGCAGGCGCCAGCTCGCGCAGCTCGACAATCAGCGTCTCGCAGCGACGGTGATCGCGGCGCAGTTGATCCAGAATCGAAATGGTTTGCGGCAAGCAAGGGGGCGTCATGGCATGCGTCCTCTAATGTTTTTAGCGTTTGTCGCTCTTGAATAACGTGAATAACGTCTGGATGTCGCTTCTCTGTTTATCGCTTCTCTTTTGAGTCTTTCTGTTTTCTGACTCTCTTAATAGTGGCTATCTGGACGCGATCGGCGAAGCGGGCGAACGGGCTTATACCCGTCATACCATAACGAAAGGCGCGGCGACTCCCCCGGGTTTCCGAGACCGTTTAAAACCCGTTGCGCAGGGCCCAGACGATGGCTTCTGAGCGACTGGCGACGCCGATTTTACTGTAAATGCTATACAAGTGATTGTGGACGGTCTTCGGGCTGACGCACAATACATCGGCCAACTGCTGATTGGAGTGCCCGCGCGCCAGCGCCCCCAGCACTTCGCGCTCGCGGGCGGTGAGGGTAAAGGCGTCGCGCTCTTTCGCAGCGGCGCGCAGGGCGGCCACTCGCGCGGCCATCTCTGGGGCCAGCGGTACCGTTTGCCCAGCGGCGGCCTGGCGAATGGCGGCGGCCAGATCATCGAGCGCGGCGTCTTTGAGCAAAAATCCCAGGACGCCAATATCCAGAAAACGCTGGGCGGTTTGCGGGTCGTCCTCGTTGGTGAGGGCCAGAATTTTCGCCTGCGGCCACGCCGTCAAAATCGCGCGCGAGGCGTCATAACCGCTGAGCAGCGGCATGGCCGCGTCCATCAGGATAACATCCGGCTTGAGCGCCATGGCCTGCGCCACGGCCTCTTGTCCATTACCCGCCTCGCCCGCCACCACGACGCCGGGGGTCAGCGAGAGCAGTTGTTTCAGCCCCTGGCGCAAAATCGGATGATCATCGGCAAGTAAGACGCGTAAGGGGATTGCGGTTTCAGCCATGGGATTTTCCTGTTGCGGCGGTAGAGGGTCCTTTGGGCAATCGCAGTTCGACGCGCGCGCCGCGTTCGCTGGCAAGCGCCGTTTCGGCAGACAACAGACGGACGCTCGCCCCGAGTTCGCGCGCACGCTCCTGCAGGCCCACCAGCCCCAGATGCCCATCGCCGAGCAAGGCGTCATCGCAGGGCGGCTCGCGCCACGGAAAACCCGCGCCGTCGTCTGCGATCGTCAAATAAAAGCCGTCGTCCGCTTGGCGCAAGGCAATCGCGATGTGCGCGCCGCCGCTATGCTTGACCGCATTGCGGACCGCTTCCTGAATCATTCGAAACAGGTGCAGGCGCGCATGGTCATCGAGGCGATTATCCAGCGCGCCCGGCTCGCAAGGACGCCAATCCAGCGTGAAGGTCATCTCGGGGCTCAGACGCCGCTGCTTTTCGATGAACTGCTCCAGCGCCGGTAAAAATCCCAGACTGTCGAGCGACTCGGGCCGCAGATCGCGACTCAGACGCCGCACGGTCTTGAGCGCGTCAGAAATATCCTGGCCGATTTGCTTGAGTTCCGGCGTATCGCCCATAGTTTTCTGGCAAAATTGGGCCTGATAACCCAAAAACGTCAGCCGCTGCGCCAGATCGTCGTGCAATTCGCGCGACAGCGCCAGTCGCTCGGCCTCTACGCGCTCATCGAGCGACATCAGCAAATGGCTGAGCTCGCGATTCAGGTCGTGAACGTTTCGACGGGTGCGGATCATCCACGGGGCCCATTGAATCAAGCCAATCGCCAGCAGCGAGATGCCCACGGTATACCCCAGGATCTTCTTGAGGAAGGCCTGCTCCCAACTGCGCCCAAACGGGACGCCGTGAAGTTGGAACAGCGCCAGCGTCGGCGGGTCGTCCAGCAAATCGACCCAACTGCCCATGGCAAGCAGACCTAAGCCAATCACGGCCATCCGCCAGCCGAATTGCGAAATTTCCGGCGTGCGGCGTTGAAGTCGCAGGCACGCAATAAAAAGCCCCGTCACGACCAGCGCATGCACCACTTCCACCAGCATCGTGTGCAGCCCAAGCTGATGATCCACATACGCCAGCGCCGCGCCAATGGCTATGACCGCCATCAAGGCGATCCCGTCTCGATGTTGGGGAGAAAAAAGCGAAAACGCGCGCATCGGCCCAATCGACGCCTCCGACTTTTATTATAAGGGCGCTTAAAGAAAAGGCCGACACGGGTGTCGGCCAAAGAACATGCGTATTCAGGGTCTGGTGGGTTACAAAACTCGAGACGGGGCGGCGATCGCGCCGTTGCCGTTCAATGACATGATTAAACAGCGTCCGCGCCCGCGCGTCGTGAGACGGATTGCCCATCGCGGGTAGGAAAAACTTCCTGTTTTGCCGCCCCCGGTCGGCGTCCGCCATTTGGGGGTTTGTCGCCGGGGCGACGACGCTCTACAATGCCTTTATAGCGAGGGAAAGGCTATAACAAGACGATAAAAAGGCTACTAATGAGCGCACTCTGGCAAACGTTTCTGGCGCAGGTCCTGCCGCTGGCCCCGTCATGGGCGCTGTGGCCGGTCGCCAGGCAATACGTGGCAGGCGACTCGCTCGACGCCATGGCTGCCGTCGTTGGCGCGCTCAACGCCGAAGGCGCCCGCT
Coding sequences:
- a CDS encoding hemerythrin domain-containing protein; this encodes MTPPCLPQTISILDQLRRDHRRCETLIVELRELAPAAQAGDAAALEAFVDGFNALRDTLRLHYLREEQGLFPLLNQYRTMVLLQVEHDDIVALELELAESIETAAAQKSLPASVIEQLARFDERLSCHVREEENGVFTLAESVLEPEEKALAARKCEELLAEDAQGEPLMLERPQPVMQLHRDSLLEAQERPIVYSTAFQEEQASVQRLWLQAGAALTRHWSAQYQYILLVSGAVTMTTDVETLPLTPGQSATISPRFAFSMKAEQDSLLIVTKVWPRPHFRRARR
- a CDS encoding response regulator transcription factor, which encodes MAETAIPLRVLLADDHPILRQGLKQLLSLTPGVVVAGEAGNGQEAVAQAMALKPDVILMDAAMPLLSGYDASRAILTAWPQAKILALTNEDDPQTAQRFLDIGVLGFLLKDAALDDLAAAIRQAAAGQTVPLAPEMAARVAALRAAAKERDAFTLTAREREVLGALARGHSNQQLADVLCVSPKTVHNHLYSIYSKIGVASRSEAIVWALRNGF
- a CDS encoding sensor histidine kinase — encoded protein: MAVIAIGAALAYVDHQLGLHTMLVEVVHALVVTGLFIACLRLQRRTPEISQFGWRMAVIGLGLLAMGSWVDLLDDPPTLALFQLHGVPFGRSWEQAFLKKILGYTVGISLLAIGLIQWAPWMIRTRRNVHDLNRELSHLLMSLDERVEAERLALSRELHDDLAQRLTFLGYQAQFCQKTMGDTPELKQIGQDISDALKTVRRLSRDLRPESLDSLGFLPALEQFIEKQRRLSPEMTFTLDWRPCEPGALDNRLDDHARLHLFRMIQEAVRNAVKHSGGAHIAIALRQADDGFYLTIADDGAGFPWREPPCDDALLGDGHLGLVGLQERARELGASVRLLSAETALASERGARVELRLPKGPSTAATGKSHG